The sequence below is a genomic window from Pelorhabdus rhamnosifermentans.
GCTGCCATATGCACCTGTCCACTGGCTGTTATTTGATCCCGGGGATGTCTGGGTGATGACCAGTGGTAATACAAGTGAGGAGCCGATTGCCTATACGGATGACGATGCTATTGGCAGATTGGCCGGGATTGCTGACTATTTTCTGATTCATAATCGAAGTATTCATTGCCGGTCCGATGATTCAGTAGCTCGGATTTTCCAAAATAAGCCTTATATTTTGCGCCGTGGCCGGGGATTGGCTCCTGCGCCTATCCGTATGGCGTGGCAAGGACCGCCAGTATTAGCTGCTGGTGGTGAATTAAAAAATACTTTTTGTCTGACAAAAGGAAATACGGCTTTTGTCAGTACTCATATAGGCGATCTGGAAAACATGGCAACTTTCGGAGCCTACACCGCAGCCATCAAACATTACCAACGTCTTTTTGAAATCCGCCCGGAAGTAGTGGCCTGTGACTTTCACCCTGAATACTTGTCCACTAAATATGCAGAGAGTTTGAATTTGCCAAGGATTACCGTACAACATCATCATGCCCATATTGCCAGTGTGTTGGCCGAGCATGGACTGAACGAACAGGTCATTGGCATTGCTTTCGATGGGACAGGCTACGGGAGCGACGGTCATCTTTGGGGCGGCGAATTCCTACTAGCCGATTGCCGAGAATTTACTCGAATGGCACAATGCCGTTACTTGCCGCTACCTGGTGGGAGTATGGCCATTAAAGAGCCATGGCGAATGGCAGCCTGGATGCTCAATAAACTGTATGGCACTGAATTTGTCAATATGGATATCCCGCTGATACCCCTCTTACCGGATAATTGGCAATTTGTGATTCAGGCAGCGTCGAAAGGAATCAATGCTCCGCTCACGTCGGGTGCCGGGCGCTTGTTTGACATTGCGGCCGCTCTCCTTGGCATCCGGACTCATATCAATTACGAAGGTCAAGCGGCGATTGAACTGGAAATGGCTGCGGCTGGCACCAAGGGATTTGTTCTGCCCTACACCATTATGCCAGGAAATATATACGAGTTGGATTTTAGGCCGACGTTTATCGCAGTTGTTGAAGCTGTGATGAGGGGAGCTAGGCAAGCCGAACTGGCGGCGGCGTTTCACACGACAATGGCGGTGGCGATAGTCGACATGACCCAGCGTTTAAGTAAGATAACAGGAATTAGAAAAGTTGCTTTAAGTGGCGGCGTTTTTCAGAATATGACCCTTTTGCGGCAAGTAATGAGCATGCTGGAAGGGAATTTTACCGTATTGCTCAACCGCCATGTGCCACCGAATGATGGCGGACTGGCTCTTGGTCAGGCGGCAGTCGCAATCGAAAGGAGCAGATAAAGATGTGTTTGGCGATACCAGCAAAATTGATCGGTAAAATAGATAGGCTCGCGACGGTAGAAGTAGGTGGTATAACTCGCAAAGTCAGCTTGATGCTTTTGCCAGATGCTCAAGTCGGTGATTTTGTGCTCGTTCATGCTGGCTTTGCCATCCAGACGGTAGAAGAGGAAGAAGCAAAGCGTACCATGGAACTTTTGAAGGAGCTGACCGAGCTTGCCTAATAATCAAGGTGATGAAATACGCCAAGCCGCCGCAGTTCTTGTAAAGGAAATTGATCGGCTTGTCAAGCAACCAGTGCGTATAATGGAAGTATGTGGTACGCACACTGTGGCGATTTTCAGAGCAGGCATCCGTCAGCTATTACCATCTCAAGTGGAGTTGGTCAGCGGGCCGGGTTGTCCGGTATGTGTCACTCCCAATGATTATCTTGATACGGCTATTGCCTATAGCCGCTGTGACGACGTAATCATTACCACTTTCGGTGATATGCTGCGGGTACCTGGGTCATCTTCTAGTTTGAGAGCGGAAAAAGCGGTTGGAGCCGACGTTCGAATTGTTTATTCACCGCTGGAAAGCCTGGATATTGCTGCTAGCAATCCAGGAAAAAAGATTATTTTTCTGGCCATCGGATTTGAAGCAACGGCACCGACTGCCGCTGCCACTGTGTTGACTGCTGAGAAGCTAGGCCTAGACAATTTTTATGTGCTTTCCGCGCATAAACTGGTGCCACCGGCTTTGCGCGCTCTAATGGCAGATAGGAAGGTGAAGGTAGACGGTTTTTTATTGCCAGGTCACGTTAGTGCCATCATCGGTGAACAGCCTTATCATTTTTTGGAGCGGGAATATCATGTGCCCGCCATTATTGCCGGATTTGAGCCGTTGGATATTTTACAGTCGGTCTATATGCTGGTTAAGCAGATCCATACAGGTACAGCTGTGGTGGAAAATCAATACAGCCGCGTAGTCAAGCCCGGTGGCAATCAGGTGGCGCGACAGGTGCTGGCTCAAGTATACGAGGAAGCCGATGCGACTTGGCGGGGAATAGGGGTTATGCAGGGGTCGGGGCTGAGAGTAAATAGTAAGTATCGCCGCTTTGACGTTAGAGTCCGTTTGCCAGTTCAAGTGGAAAATACCTGCGAAGATGCGGCCTGCCGTTGCGGCGAGGTTTTGCGCGGATTAGTCAAGCCCGCCGACTGCCTGCTATTCGGTAAGACATGTGTTCCTGAACATCCGGTGGGGTCGTGCATGGTATCAGTAGAAGGAACTTGTGCGGCTTGGTACAAATACGGAGCCTGGAGGTGGCAGAAGTGAAAAATGAAAGAATTCAACTAGCGCATGGTAGTGGAGGTAAACTAAGCCAGGAACTGGTGGCAAAGGTGATGGTGCCTGCTTTCGACAATGAGGTACTCAATGAATTGCATGATGGTGCCAAAGTTACTATTCAAGGGGCTAGGCTGGCCTTCACCACTGATTCCTATGTTGTCAAACCGTTGTTTTTTGCCGGTGGCGACATCGGCAAATTGGCAGTGTGTGGCACAGTAAATGATTTGTCGATGACGGGTGCCATTCCCAGTTATATTTCCGCCGGGTTTATTATCGAAGAAGGTTTTCCTTTTGCCGATCTTTCCCGGATTGTCGAGTCGATGCGGGTGGCAGCGGAGGAAGCGGGAGTTCTTATCGTCACCGGCGACACCAAGGTCGTGGGAAAAGGCGCAGTTGACGGAATCTATATAAATACAGCGGGAATTGGTTCTGTCATAGAAGGGACCGATATATCCCCATCGAAGGTTCGTCCGGAACAGGATATTATTCTCAGCGGTTGTGTTGGCGATCATTCGATAGCTGTTATGGCAGGGAGGCACGATCTGAGCTTGCCGCAAACGATTACCAGCGACTGCGCACCTTTGAATGGGTTGGTAAAAGAGATCCTGGCGGCGGTGCCCCAAGTCGCGGTGCTTAGAGATCCCACCAGGGGTGGATTGGCCGCAACACTCAATGAAATTGCTATGCAGGCCGGGGTTGGTATTATTGTCGAAGAAACGGCCATTCCGATCCGGCCTGAGGTTGTAGCGGTCTGTGAAATAATGGGTTTTGATCCATTGTATCTCGCCAATGAGGGAAAAATGTTGATTTTTGTTGAATCTCAATTTAGCGCAGAAGTACTGGCAATTATGAAAGCACATAAATACGGAAGAGCGGCTCAGGTCATTGGTAAAGTGACTGCCTCCCCTGCGGGACAGGTCGGTGTGCGTAGCTTAATTGGCGGAGTTAGGTTGCTAGATATGCCAGTAGGTGAGCAACTCCCTCGAATTTGTTAAGAGTCCATCAAGAAGGTAAAGACCAATGATCGGTTGTACCAAAAGCCTCCAACTATTTTACTAGAAGCTAAGATGTGCAATGTATTTTTATAACTAAGAATTATCTTGAATTGGGTGTGCAAAACGAAACTGTACTGCTGCAGTTTCGTTTTTCTGTCGATTGCAAATTAATTATAACTTGCAATCGACAGAATTTTTGTTGTATAATGATTTAAGGAGGAAAAAAATGGCGATTAACGGGGTTAGTGCGGATTTTGATGTTGAAAAGCTGCCATCTGCCATGCTTCGTCTTGAGGGAGATTTATGATTGGGACGATGCAATATTCGTTCGTTTCGGTCCAACGTTCTCAGGTCGCAGGGCTGAAGGCATCGGGTATCTGAGTTTAAATTTGCGTAACCAAAGCAAAAACTGAATAAAACAGTGCCAATGTGAAGCGTCGATTTTTATTGCTTATGAAAACGATATTTTCAAGAAGAATGGACTGAATGTGGAACTCGTCAAAATAAACGCGGCAACCTTGAAGGAAGGCCTTGCGGATGAGCGACCTCGTTTAACGTTTATTAGTAGATTTATGAATTTAAGGAAGGAGTAGTGTAATGGGAGATACTTAGCAAGCTTCCATTACTGCGGCGATTAAACTTGCCATGGGTTATAGCGTGGTCGGTCATTGCGGCGGAGATTTCGTAAATTTTGCTATGGCGGGCGTAAACTTGTTGTGGGCGGAGTCTGGTTCTAATCCACGGGATAGAAAGCAAATACGGTGATAGGCGGGACCGTGGCCATACGGCGGGAAGCATTTCAAGAAGTCGGTCGGGAAATAGTGGAAGGCCCATTAGCGCTGTTCGGCGGCAAGTAAAATTAACAAGCGCATCAGCAATAAACAGTAAATTGGTCAATGCTCTAAAGAGAACGCATTAAAAAAAATAGGAGTGAAGAAAATCATGAACAAGTTTCAGGAGTATGTTGACAAGGCAAAGCAATCGCTGATAAGGGATACCATTGATTGCATACAGGTGAATATGGGCTATTTGTGCAACCTGCAGTGCCTTCATTGTCACGTGGAAGCCGGGCCTGGCCGTCAGGAGACGATGAGTCTGGCGGTTGTGGAGGATTGTCTGCGATTTGCTCAAAGCGCCGGGGAAATTGACGTGGATATTACTGGCGGTTCGCCGGAAATGAATCGTCATTTGACGCATTTTATCAGTAGTCTTCGGCAAATAAAATCTGTCAAGCGGATCATAGTGCGATCTAATCTGGCAATTTTGCAGGATTCGGCGTATAGTCATCTGCCAGAGTTTTTTGCTGCGAACGGGGTGGAAATTGTCGCTTCTATGCCCTGCTATACGGAGAGTAATGTTACCGCCCAGCGTGGCAAGGGCGTATATTCCGCCAACATTGAAGTTCTGAAGCAATTGAATAGTCTCGGCTATGGCACTGGAAAACCCGAACTGAAACTGAGTCTGGTGTATAATCCTGGCGGTGACTGTCTACCCGGTCCTCAGAGTGAACTGGAGGTTGCTTACAAAGAAAATCTGGGCAATGATTTTGGCATTACGTTTGACACTCTTTTTACAATAACAAATATGCCGATTGGTCGGTTCCGCACCGATTTGGTGAACAAGGAATTGCTTGATGATTACATGGATTTGCTTATCAGCAATTTTAATGCTAAAAACTTGGAGAAGGTCATGTGTCGAAAGCAGATAAACGTGGATTGGAAAGGCAGGCTGTTTGACTGTGACTTCAATCAGATGCTCCAGGTGCCTGCTTCCACTTCTGGCACCATCGATAGCGTAACGGCCAGGGACTTGGTGGGTTTGACAATTAAGACGGGTGATCACTGTTTCGGTTGTACTGCCGGTGCAGGGAGCAGTTGCCAGGGGAGCTTTGCGTAAGCCGACGCGAGCCAGAACCGAATTTCTAGCAATGACCCGTAGATAGAATTCTGAAAGAAAACATTCCAAACGTTAAAACCAGGAAATAAGCTTTGTTTTTTTGTCTGGATTTATGCTAAAATATATATATTGTTGGTGAGCTGTTTGAGATTGAGTGATCCCCATTCTTTCTTGCAGCAAACCATGAGTAAGTGATAAACAAAGTAATCGTTCTGAATACATGAGGGGTTGTCCCAAATGAGAAGGCGAGAGAATAGGTGTAATACATGGAGGAGCATATTGCGTGTATGTTCCCATTTTATTATTGACATTTCTATCCTTGTGCCTATTTGGGTACAAGGATTTTTACATTGAAGAGAAAGGAGTTATTTTATGGAAACTAGAATTGCCCTCATTGGAATTGTCGTTGAAAATACGGATTCTGTCAGAAAACTTAACGAAATTCTTCACGAATACGGAGAATACATTGTAGGTAGAATGGGAATTCCCTACGCTAAACGTAATATTTCAGTTATTAGCATTGTTATGGATGCACCTAGTGATATTGTCAGTGCTCTCTCCGGCAAGTTAGGAATGATTCCCTATGATAATATTAAAACGGTATATTCTAAGCTATCTTCAAGCGCAGATGAATGACAAGCAGGCGTTTTTTTTATGATGAATCGATGCTGAACAGTGAAAAATCTGTTTAAACTTGGTAAAAATGGAGGGAAACAGAAATAAATAGCGAAAGTTAGCTATTAATATTTATAATTCTAGACTAAGAGAGTGGAATTACATGGATAGAGAACTATCTTCAATAAAAAACTGTATTCAAGCAAATGTTGAAACCGAAGTGGACTTGAATAATATTCAATTATCGGACGTTATTGATATTGAATTTATACAGCGGTTACAAGATGATTTTGCTAAAGCAGTCGGGGTGGCCAGTGTTACTGTTGATCTTGAGGGACACCCAGTGACTCATCCAAGTAGCTATACTCGATTTTGTATGAATTATATTCATTCAACAGCCTGTGGAGATAAGAGATGTGCAGAATCACACCAGCAGGGTGGGAAAAAGGCAGCACTTCTCGGAAGACCTGTCGTGTATGAATGTCATGCGGGACTTATTG
It includes:
- the hypE gene encoding hydrogenase expression/formation protein HypE, whose protein sequence is MKNERIQLAHGSGGKLSQELVAKVMVPAFDNEVLNELHDGAKVTIQGARLAFTTDSYVVKPLFFAGGDIGKLAVCGTVNDLSMTGAIPSYISAGFIIEEGFPFADLSRIVESMRVAAEEAGVLIVTGDTKVVGKGAVDGIYINTAGIGSVIEGTDISPSKVRPEQDIILSGCVGDHSIAVMAGRHDLSLPQTITSDCAPLNGLVKEILAAVPQVAVLRDPTRGGLAATLNEIAMQAGVGIIVEETAIPIRPEVVAVCEIMGFDPLYLANEGKMLIFVESQFSAEVLAIMKAHKYGRAAQVIGKVTASPAGQVGVRSLIGGVRLLDMPVGEQLPRIC
- the arsS gene encoding arsenosugar biosynthesis radical SAM (seleno)protein ArsS (Some members of this family are selenoproteins.), with amino-acid sequence MNKFQEYVDKAKQSLIRDTIDCIQVNMGYLCNLQCLHCHVEAGPGRQETMSLAVVEDCLRFAQSAGEIDVDITGGSPEMNRHLTHFISSLRQIKSVKRIIVRSNLAILQDSAYSHLPEFFAANGVEIVASMPCYTESNVTAQRGKGVYSANIEVLKQLNSLGYGTGKPELKLSLVYNPGGDCLPGPQSELEVAYKENLGNDFGITFDTLFTITNMPIGRFRTDLVNKELLDDYMDLLISNFNAKNLEKVMCRKQINVDWKGRLFDCDFNQMLQVPASTSGTIDSVTARDLVGLTIKTGDHCFGCTAGAGSSCQGSFA
- the hypF gene encoding carbamoyltransferase HypF translates to MKRIQISITGIVQGVGFRPFVYNLAQRYKLGGWVLNDASGVQVEVEGDSGALDDFVASLKIEAPAQAVITDMIVMPQPARSETLFEIKPSRMSAARSTFVSPDIATCSDCRREIADPNNRRFGYAFTNCTNCGPRYSIITDVPYDRMRTTMGEFTMCPACQAEYNDPNNRRFHAQPNACPICGPSYRLLTQQARELEGDPLLAARRLINDGAILAVKGIGGYHLVCDATNDKAVSALRNRKVREEKPFAVMCGSLETVRRHCLVAEAEEQLLTGAVRPIVLLAKGTEYGLAETVAPGNAYLGVLLPYAPVHWLLFDPGDVWVMTSGNTSEEPIAYTDDDAIGRLAGIADYFLIHNRSIHCRSDDSVARIFQNKPYILRRGRGLAPAPIRMAWQGPPVLAAGGELKNTFCLTKGNTAFVSTHIGDLENMATFGAYTAAIKHYQRLFEIRPEVVACDFHPEYLSTKYAESLNLPRITVQHHHAHIASVLAEHGLNEQVIGIAFDGTGYGSDGHLWGGEFLLADCREFTRMAQCRYLPLPGGSMAIKEPWRMAAWMLNKLYGTEFVNMDIPLIPLLPDNWQFVIQAASKGINAPLTSGAGRLFDIAAALLGIRTHINYEGQAAIELEMAAAGTKGFVLPYTIMPGNIYELDFRPTFIAVVEAVMRGARQAELAAAFHTTMAVAIVDMTQRLSKITGIRKVALSGGVFQNMTLLRQVMSMLEGNFTVLLNRHVPPNDGGLALGQAAVAIERSR
- the hypD gene encoding hydrogenase formation protein HypD; protein product: MPNNQGDEIRQAAAVLVKEIDRLVKQPVRIMEVCGTHTVAIFRAGIRQLLPSQVELVSGPGCPVCVTPNDYLDTAIAYSRCDDVIITTFGDMLRVPGSSSSLRAEKAVGADVRIVYSPLESLDIAASNPGKKIIFLAIGFEATAPTAAATVLTAEKLGLDNFYVLSAHKLVPPALRALMADRKVKVDGFLLPGHVSAIIGEQPYHFLEREYHVPAIIAGFEPLDILQSVYMLVKQIHTGTAVVENQYSRVVKPGGNQVARQVLAQVYEEADATWRGIGVMQGSGLRVNSKYRRFDVRVRLPVQVENTCEDAACRCGEVLRGLVKPADCLLFGKTCVPEHPVGSCMVSVEGTCAAWYKYGAWRWQK
- a CDS encoding HypC/HybG/HupF family hydrogenase formation chaperone — encoded protein: MCLAIPAKLIGKIDRLATVEVGGITRKVSLMLLPDAQVGDFVLVHAGFAIQTVEEEEAKRTMELLKELTELA
- a CDS encoding TM1266 family iron-only hydrogenase system putative regulator produces the protein METRIALIGIVVENTDSVRKLNEILHEYGEYIVGRMGIPYAKRNISVISIVMDAPSDIVSALSGKLGMIPYDNIKTVYSKLSSSADE